A stretch of the Papaver somniferum cultivar HN1 chromosome 6, ASM357369v1, whole genome shotgun sequence genome encodes the following:
- the LOC113290818 gene encoding transcription initiation factor TFIID subunit 11-like: protein MATQILRWKSRKDKEKAERHAKVPRYGSATESDSEASDGFEYVVEEVNTSDLESDAAENKRNMDAYHDGILKRRFEYELANPKIFARTMSEGDPSKVRVSKRISMVDDEETESDEDGEDEDSDEASSSSGTSPASYESDDGERYEDEGRDTDEDDWW from the coding sequence ATGGCTACCCAaattcttagatggaaaagtagaAAAGATAAGGAAAAGGCAGAGAGGCATGCCAAAGTCCCAAGATATGGAAGTGCGACAGAGAGTGATTCTGAGGCTTCTGATGGATTTGAATATGTTGTGGAGGAAGTGAACACCAGTGACCTTGAATCTGATGCTGCAGAGAATAAACGCAATATGGATGCTTATCATGATGGGATATTGAAGAGACGATTCGAGTATGAACTTGCCAATCCCAAAATCTTTGCACGCACCATGAGTGAAGGTGATCCAAGCAAGgtaagggtaagcaaacgaattTCCATGGTAGATGATGAGGAAACTGAGAGTGACGAGGATGGAGAAGATGAGGACAGTGATGAAGCATCGTCATCCAGTGGAACATCACCTGCTTCATATGAAAGTGATGATGGTGAACGTTATGAAGATGAAGGACGGGATACTGACGAAGATGATTGGTGGTAA